TTAGTTTTAACTCGCATATTATTTGCTACTAAATAGTATGctatgttaattaataatttattttctttatctttttttaaatattcacGGTCTAATTCATTCAACAATATATAAATCAGAATAACTCGCAAGTTAATGTATATAAATAAGATACCTTTAATTATAATTGGTAGTATATTAAGGCAAAGTCAAAGATAGGATAACTGTGCCATGATGATAAATTAATGGCATTTgactcaaaaaagaaaaaaagcttTTGGATTTGGATCATTATTCTAGTGCCACCTCAAACCCCGGATGCAATATTAACATGTTTGACATAGTTAGTGGAATAGTGCACAAGTGACAAGTCTCTTTCAAACACTACTTAATTCACATATCCTTTTGTAGTTTGACCAAATCCTGCCACAAAAGTACTAAAATACCCCTCAACTACGCCATTTATCATTTCTAAGATCCAGGGTCATGTTGGTCATTGCATGGTTTAATGAAATTGGAAACTACCAACTAACGACATTTATCAGCTTACTTCTTTTGAAACTTTCAGACACTAACAAAACCAATATAACAAGAAAATGGACAAACTTTCAATTATAATCAACGGAaagaacagaagaagaagaagaagaaaaagtgcATTAAAATTTCTTGTCTTAGGATTTAGAAAACCGTGTGATGAATGTAATCTAATCCATGCTTCATTCTCTAATGTTATGGCTCTGAAGAATGCTGTACTTCTTCTGAGCCTTCTCTTTGTTTCACATATTTTTTTGATACAAACATGTTACTCCCAAACCAATTTTGATCCTCAGAACATTGAAACTTTCTATCCAATTGAAACAGCAGAAGAACCACCATTACCAACAATAAATCCAGAAGAATCGTCAGTGGCAGTACCATCATCAAACAGTAAAGTAGCAAAGGCTGTAGCTGCAACTGCAGCATGCACACTAGCTGTTTGTGGAATTGTGTTCTTCTTAGGTCTAAGGTGCTTCAGAGCAAAGAAGAGAATTGACATAACCAACACTACTACAACAACCATGGCTTCTTCTGCAACACATAGAGATCATAGGAATGTTGTGGTGCCTCTGCCTCAGCCTCAGCCTCAACCTCAACCTCAACCTCAGGTGAGTGTGTACGAGAGAATGGAAGGTAACATAAAAGGGCTGATTGTTGATGAGAATGGTTTGGATGTTGTATATTGGAAAAGGCTTCAAGATGGTAAGAACTCAAAAGAGGTATTGGGTAAAAGtcacaaaaacaaagaaaacgaTCACGAAGGATATTATGATCAAAGGACACAACCTGAATCTAATGTTCAAGAAACTCCTTTGCTAAGAGGGTTATCTTCAAATTCTTCACATTTGAATATATTTCCTGTAGAACCATACACTATTATGAAGATTCCACCacctcatcctcctcctccaaTTAATGGTTTTGATAAACTTGATTTTGTTCGCCCAAAACCACCCTCCATTTCTTCATCATCAACTCCTACACCACTTTCACCTTCCACTCCAAGAATTCAAGATAGAAAAAGTTCAGCACCTACACTACCGCCACCTCCACCACCTCCGCCACCAATTCCAAAGAGCCAAGCAGTGCCACCACCATGTCCTCCACCAGTACCAGAAAGAAAGAGCCAAGCACCTCCACCACAACCACCTCCTCTTCCACCAATTACTGGTAGAAAGAGCCAAGCCCCGCCACCGCCGCCTCCACTGATTCCTTCTAGAAAGGGGCCACCAAAGGGAGGAAATCCAAAGTCATCATCAAAACCACCTCCTACCCCTATTGAAGCACCATCATACTCGAGAAAAGGCAAATCTAAAGATGAAGATATGCAAGAAACCGGCAATCGTCAAGTGAAACTGAAGCCTCTGCATTGGGATAAAGTCAATGCTAATCTTGATCACTCCATGGTTTGGGACAAAATTGACCGTGGCTCCTTCAGGTATAATACTAATATTCCTATCACATTCAATTCTCTGAAACTAATATGCAAATTTTGATCATTTGAATTTGGCACTTATTGTTTACATATAATTCTTCAGGGTCGATGATGATCTTATGGAAGCTCTCTTTGGCTATGTTGTTAACCACAACACCCCAAAAGCGAATGAGTCAGGGAGTCCAAGCAAGGGTTCCTCTGCCTCAGCTCCATCAACAAAGGCATCCACCCTTCTTGACCCAAGAAAATCACAGAACACTGCCATTGTGTTGAAATCTCTTGCAATATCAAGAAAAGAAGTCATTGATGCACTCCTTGATGGTCATGGCCTCAACACAGACACCATTGAAAAGCTTTCTAGAGTTGCTCCAACAGAAGAAGAGCAATCTCTAATACTCCAATACAGAGGAGATCCTGAAAACCTTCCTGCAGCGGAGTCCTTCCTGTATCATACTCTCAAAGCCGTTCCTTCGGCGTTTAAGCGCTTGAATGCCATGCTGTTCAGGCTGAACTATGATGCCGAGATTGTCGAAATCAAGGAGTTTCTGCAGACACTTGAGTTGGGATGTAAGGAGCTTAGGAACCAAGGAGTGTTCCTGAAGCTTCTTGAAGCAGTGCTTAAGGCCGGAAATCGCATGAATGCAGGTACTCATAGAGGTAATGCTCAAGCTTTCAACTTGGCTTCTCTTAGGAAACTTTCTGATGTGAAGAGCACCGATGGAAAAACCACATTGCTTCACTTTGTGGTTGAGGAAGTGGTCCGATCTGAAGGCAAACGTGCTGTTCTCAATCGAGACTACAGCATGAGCCGAAGTAGCAGCAGAAGTAGAAGTAGCAGCAGTATTAGCAGTGGAAACACTGAGAATTCTGTTTcagatgaacaaagaaaaagggaatacaTAATACTAGGATTGCCAATTGTTGGAGGGGTCAGTTCTGAGTTCTCCAATGTAAAGAAAGCAACACTAACAGATTACAAAAGTTTTGTTGGTTCAATCTCAGCACTTTCAGCAAGGATAGCTGAGATTCGAGAACTCGTTTTGAAGTGTGGAGGAAATGATAAAGGAGGGAATTTTGCAAGAGAAATGAACCGTTTTCTATCAGAAGCTGAGGAAGAAGTGAAATTGGTGAGTGAAGAACATGGAAGGGTGATGCAGCTTGTGAAGAAAACAACAGCTTATTATCAAGGAGGAGGGGCATGGAAAGAGAGTGAACAACCACTTCAACTGTTTGAGATAGTGAAGGATTTTCTGGGAATGGTTGATCAAGCATGCATTGAGATTGCTCGTAACATGCAGAAGAGGAAGGGCACAAAGTAGAAAGGACTTTTGAGGTTTTGAACCCACTTGAACATAGCAAGCAGCTCAAATGAATCCTGGTTTGGCCTAATCTTAGTCACTAGAGATAACCAAGGTTACCATAGGCCTAaacaattcaattttttttttttctatctgAACGTTTTATTGTACATCAAAAGGTAGAGTTCAAACCCCATAATGAAAAACAACATTGCAAGGGCCAAAATGATTCGAAATTTGGAATGTTTTCACTTTTCAACGTGTAACTGCACATTTCATTTATAATTTTGTATAGAGAACCATGTTCTTGGAGAAGCTTCTAGGTTCTAATGGTGTACAAGGATCTTTGATTCTTTCAATTTCTTTCGATACACATCTTCAATTCATCTAATTAGTGATATCATATAGAAAAGTAAGTTCTTTCaccatttattattatattattacaaGGATTGGCTTTAACTCTTTAAGTAGTAACTATGCTTCCCCACTACTCAGTACTTATACATGAATTTAACACATGTGGAAGTATTAAACACTAGAAAGACTAAAAGCAACTCCTATAGAACTAAACTAACTGCATTCTAAGTTTCTAGTACAATTCTTACTGAATTATCAACATATAGTAACAAATAGAGAGCTTATTGAAGAACGTATACATGCCAAGCTCGAGTGAATCTGCATCTTGTAGCCAACTTTACAAGTCTTGGATTACCTGATTCTGGAAATTCTTCACCCTGTTTCCCCACATAACAAGAAGGTCTTGCACTATTGCACGTGAATGGGATAATTGGTTGCTGCAACTATATAAACCTAAGCATTTTTGTTTGATAATGGTCTACAATGGATCAAGACTCAAGAGGGGGGAATATGTAAAAGGAGCAACTACCTACAAGAAATGTATGcctaaaacaaaaagaaaaacaacatcATTAAAGACATTGTACAATGTTGTCTAAATCTTATTGTAGAAGGGGGTGTGAGGGAAGAAATTAATTATCAACTATAGATGCCATTTTCAATTAATTTCTTCCTAGTCCTTCCATGATTCACGAGCTCCGATAAAAATTTCCCCTCAACAGATATAAGATATACTATCATATATCTGAATCAATGGTGtatttcagatttttttttttttcactctttctttttctttgatctCTCTTTATCTTTACCTTCACCACCTGTGGCAGTGGGCGGCTACCAAGGGTTCCCAATCTTAGCATCAACCTGGACGAATAAAATACATTGAATGATTATCCAATACAGGAACTGAATATTTGTAAGCTGGAATATAAGTTTAGAACATGCAGGCTGCAGCCTTTGTCAATGCTTCATTTAATCCAATTTTTTGAATTCACCCTACACCGGACCCTCTTTTCTGCCTGGGCTCTGGCACATACATGTAAATAAAGTATCGATATTACCACTCAAAGAATTGGGGATGtttctaaattatgaaaatgaGTTAGTATTTAATAGGTTTAACTACTGGAAGTCCGTATAGTTTAGAAGTTTGTAATCAAGTTCCTACTTTAAAAGGATTCATCATGCAGTCGAGGTAAAGACTGGGCGATTTGTCAGCAAATGTTCATATCTCAAAGGGAGCGTTTCCTAGAAATGCTGTTAGAATGTGCACAGCAAGAACTCCTACTACTATCTCTATTCTGACCCAGCAAACATTATACAAGTTCATTTTGACAGTGGAAAAAATAAGTCTAACAGCAAAACTAGACAGCCAAGTGTCTCACGAATCTCCATAGTCCAAGCTTTAGCTAACTTCAAGTTAAAGGTAAAGCTTTTAGATATGTAATCATTTATACACTTGTCTTTAAAATGTAATAACAGATGATATTTAGAATGTTTGATGTAAGTTTAAGCACATAAAAATTGTAAGGCAATAAATACTACAAATTACCAAGATGATGATGCATAGGTAGGAATGCAGTGCCTGTACCAGGTACAAATACAGGTGCAGGAGGGTGTTTtgcataaaattataaataaataaataaaaaatgagatgTATAATGCATACCTTTTCTGAATGACTCTTTGTCTTTGACACTTTTTGTCCTGGCCAATATGCTGGTAGAGGTGTAAGCCTTGAAATTAggttttatcttttttatctcTGCCTCTTTTTCCTCCTGCATTGAAGAATAGATAGTTCAGAAAAACATCCAATTTATGCATATTTTATCTACTTGAAAATAACAATATAACCTAGGATTACCCATCCTATAAAATTCAGCTACATATTTTAAGCAGTTGCCTTTGATTCACTATAAATGTATGCACATATCTTCCATAGAGAAACACTGTGATATATGAAAGAGTACCTTTATTTTTGGTTGAAGATGTGTTCTTTCTACCACCATTTTTGTATTCGATTTTTCCTCTATTTTTCTAAAGGACTGTTTAAAAGACAAAAGGCGAGAGCATGTTTTGGTCAGTAGAAATAAGCATTACTTTCAAAATCCAATGAGAACTCCCAGTATCAAAGGAAATCTAATGTATAGGCAAACATCAAGAGCCACTCCTTACCTCTTTCCCTTTCTCCGCTCTAACATCTCTTCTCAGAACTGAAGTAGCTTGTACAGAATCTGCACTTCTTCTATCAATACTCTCAACCTTTGTTGGCCTATTATAGAAAAAACTTCAACAGAGTCATAACATAGAAAATTGACCTTATGTTACATTACATCAATAAAGGTAATCATATTTTCTCATACAACTTTCTAACTCAATAAAAAATACAACGATGGTTTTACGGATAGTTTTGCTCAATTTCAATTAAGGAATATTTGTGGATGGATCAAGTTAGAGCTAAATATAACCAAAACTGAATTACTTCATATAACATTAACTTCCAATGTTTCATCATTTATGCAGTCTTTATGGTTGATAAGTTTGTACTCTTgaggaaacaaaacaaaaacacgACATCATCTGATGGTAGGCTAAAGCAAAACACACATTCGAAATCTTGTCGAGATTCATCAACCGAATGTAATTGGTAAACAAAGTGGGGTTACACAGATTGCATTAAGGAATTAAACGGGTGCAAATCAAAACACATTATCAGTCCAGCAAAAATTTACGTACTGTCCATTTTCTTTCTGCGGAGCTGTAGAGGTAGAAACCTTTGGCTTTGTCCCCCTTGCAGGAACCTGCCCAAGATATACATAGGAAAGCATTCCCAAATCAATGCGGCATTACCGACATATCAACAGTAAACAACAATTGTTCATAAAGATTTTCCATACCTGTCTTTTCACCAAGGATCTGTCCTCACCAGAATAATTTGGCTGGTTGTAATTGTTCTGGAATGTCTTAAATGCTCGTCTCACTATGTCCTTATCTCccattttctgcataattaaagATTTCCCCACTGTACTATGAGGAGCCGGATCATGATTACTTAGTCCCAAGCTCATGGACATGTGAAGGGATTTGTTAGCAACTTTTCTGCTCTGGCCACTTGAAGCAATTTGCTTCCTTGATAAAGATGGAGAATCTGCATTTTTAGTAGAAGAACTGGATGCTGGTAGCTTTGTTTGAGTTAATGTAGGCTTTGAACTTGAACTTCTTGGTGTTGAAATTTGGGATATCTTAGGTGTAGGTCGCATTGATGTCTTCTTTGTCTTGGCCACATTGCTTTCCCTTTTTATGGGGGTAACCTATCAAAAATAGATGGTGAGAACAGGCGTCTAGGTAGAGCCaatcttgaagcaagaaaaattaTGATTTCACCAATGTTTTCccgaaaatgaagatgaattcGACAGATATAGGAATGCAAACCTTATATTCCCTAGGATGATCCAATGTCAGATGCTTTGCTTCAACATTCTTAGTATGATCCAGTGTCAGTTCTTTTACTTCAACTTCTGCGGCATTTCCTGTCTCCTTGACCTTGTACACGACATGCGAAATTTTCTTCACATCTTCAACTTCAACATCAATACTTTCTTCTTGTTTCGTGCTGACAACTTCTTCAGGCTTATCTGTCAACTGCGAACTATGTGATCCGGTTTTCAGTTCTTCATTCTCTGCCTTGGCTGAAGAACTTACATAATCTCTAGAAACTACGTAGCTCCTACTAATCTCATCAACAGAACTAGATTCTATCTTAACCACTTCAACATAACCTGGTTTGTTGAATACATCAAAGACTGCACCAGCACCGGAATTTTCGCCAGTGATATGCATACCATTTTGATCTTCATTTTGCTTCTCTTGTGCAAGCAATTCGGCTTTGCGGGCAGCAATCTTCTTGTAATGAGCTTCAAAGTAGGCTTTTTTCTGTGCCACTGATCCAGGTGTGGCACACTTCTCAACCTCCTCCATGTACTTGTTTGGAGAGAAAGAAGACCATCTCTCCCAAGACAATGAATCATTCTCAAATCTACCCAATGAAACAGAAGCTTGCAAGCCATCATTGGAAGCTGATGTTTCTCCCATCTTGCTTAAATAGCAGAGACAATAAcattttacaaaatataataaaatcaaCAAATTGTGTTCATAATTGCAAGCAACCAACACAAGTACAACTCAGACTACcaccaaaaagaaaaacaccATCATCAATTGGTGAATCCACAAAACCGTTGAGCCAGATATTtgcaaaacaaaacaaaaaagacaaaaaagatTGAAACTTTAATCTGAAACAACATTAATGAGAAATGGGGTTTACCTTTAAACTTTCAGATAAGGTTCACACCTACACCAAATTCATTCAGCAATGGAAGAACCAAGAATTATTACTCAGCTACAATGGCCTGTAAAGaagaaattataataataaaaaaacaataatcGTTCATTGATATCTCACTCTCAAGTACTGAACAAACCATGGAAGAGTTAAGAATCAGTGGCCCCAATGGGACAAAAAGAGGACCCTAAAATAAATTCCCAGACATGAAAGACTAGATCACTAGAGTGAAACCACAAGGGACAGGTGcgattttttaatttataaataaaattaaatattttatttaccaTTGAGTGTATTTAAGTTTTTAGACCGTCATTATACAGCTCGAAGCCATTTGAATGGACATATTTTGAATACATATTTATTGttataatttgatatttttttatatttaattatattttaataaattttttattttttaaaatatgaataaatatatttttaaatattattatgtgttaatatatttagttttattattaacatatatttttgaaataaatttaaaaatagtatatattattattttttaaaataaaaaatattttaaatatattatataattaaaataatatattaaaaataattaaaaaataatttttattttaatattaataaaatatcaaaatatcgttacgatttatttaaaaaatattttatattatatatatatatgtctatctatcttataaaattttaaaattaatgtgtCGGCATTTTCTGTATCGTATCGTGTTTTGTATCGGTATATACATCATAGCAtagaataaaagataaataaatacaaaaattgaATATTGTACACTTGATATATGtaactttaaaatatttatatgaatataattttaaaattttaaattatttaaataatattagacgacataaaaaaattaaaataaatcaaatggTAACATATCTAAATATACTagactgaaattttttttacttttattttaatgtaTGGGATATTTTTTTAAGGTATGcacaatatttaatttttatatctatttatcttttattctgTATAGTAAAATGTATAATGgcaatataaaaatttaaatattttatacgtttaatattttagtaaataaaatatttaaataatttaaataaaaagtttgGAGAACAGAATAAAATGTTCAATGCTTCATTGATCATTCTTTTCTTACCCCTAACCGTGAATCCCCCCTACTATCTCTTTTGTTTTTACTTCACTTTTTCTCTAGAGTAACAATAACACATCACCTTTGTCTTGTTGTGGCCTTGTGGGTACTTCATGAAAGAAGAAACCTTTAATATAAACCCAATCATCAAGATTCAAAAGGCAAAGTTGTAAAGTAGTTACTTGAGAGTTTCTAGATTCCGAACTGGATTCTATTCCTTATAAAGAGATATGGTTTTCTTTCAACTTCTGTTGCAATCAATACCACTTCTTTCCATCCAGGCAAGGCCGAACCAACGAATTTACACCATAAAAATTATCTACCACTTATATATTtgaatatattaatatatattattttttatatttaaaaaaaactgtCAATATATTTTTGGTATATAATATAACTAATTAGTGATTGATTTTTAGAGTTTATAATTCGTGCTCAAAAGAATTTCGGTACatgctttttaattttgatattggaTTCATAGTAatattcttttaataatatgtgaaatctagtatatttttttatatagaaatgacaaatcaattttttgatttgtgaactttaattttttttatttttaaaacataaaattgaCTCCCGAATTtgtaaactttaattttttaaaatttttaaaacataaagTTGACCCTTTGATTGTTAGACTTATACAAAATCGATCCTCCAATTTGTGAACTTACACAGAtctaatttttcaatttatgaactttaatttttaaaaatttctaaaacACAAATCAAAATCATTCAATTTGTAATTATCTTTGTACTAAATTAAAACACACCACTTTTTTATAATCGAAAATAATACAACAataatttttctataaaaaaaatcaacccCAGAAGaagtcaatttttttattaattataaattatagataaattttaatttagtaattaattttttactgaatatgatatattttttatcatattaaaattttttattgttaagattattttaatttatttttttatttctaaatgtaatttatttaaaacaatCTAATGGTGAAAAAAAAGCAAGAGTGATAAGTtttaaagagagagaaaagtcataaattaaatacaaatacGAGTAGagatagcaaaaaaaaaaaaaaataatatctacAAATATATTACCTATGATAGAGAAGCTAATGGAGACCTGTAAAATTTTTAGGAGATCCACTTAGGAATAAATGGGGACGGAGACATAAATTGAGGTACCTGTGTAATACTCTGATTTTTAGCACCTCATGACCTTACTAAAAGTTTGAGTACTATTCAACTCTAAACCTTTTTATCTTATACTAattctatttaatattgagcttTCGCGAATACGAGATGGAATTTTAATcaagaaaatgaaaattctTTACTTGAAACCTCTTAATCACAAAATATGTTTATTCAcataacaatatatatacataaactCATCCTAAAACTCTTAAATACAAGTCCTATCCCTCTGAAATTCAAGGTCAATAAATGGCGAGAAAAAAATCTAAGACTACATCAAATACAGGAGATACGGATACGTATGACCATAAAGCTCTGATGTTCAGTCGCGGCTCCGCGCCAAGGATTCCTGAATCTGCTGCTGAAAGAAAATCTGTAGGGGGCTGAGAACGTCGTCGTCGCATGTTCTCAGTAGGTTAAGTGAATGCCATAagaatatagaataaaatacaaatagTTAATTCACGTCCCAAAAACAGTTTTTTTCTATTAAATCCTTAAAATTTTTCCTAGGTCTTACTTAAAAACTGTTTAAAAACCTTTCTTTAAATTACCCTACTTAAACAACGTCTCTACCACGTTAACAGTTCATCAACCACAAGCAGCATTCATCAATACATTACTAAGTTTGCAACATCAACAAAATATCCAATTAAGCACACAAGCAAGTCACGAAGGCAAACAACACAATcacaaaaaaattgaataaacaaccacaatcaaatgCAAGTGCGCAAACAATATGATACATGTCTATCCTaagcaggccatgagctcaggTGTCGGTTGCCTACCCGCTCCCGATATTACCCGGGTATCAGTCCCAGATATGACTTTCCAGATGCATACAGTGTGCTTATAAATCTTACGGCTAGACCGCATACATTGTGactttcaaatatttttcaatgtGCTTACATCTGGAAAATAATTCCCAATGTGTGGGCGTCTCCACTATACATTTGAAACTAAGGCCCAAACAAAGTCGtatctgctctcctgtggcagataAACTCTTAAAACTTTTTCTTTATCCTTGTTCTATACTCTCCTGtgatagagattcctttaattatctttctttcctttacttttcgttcttcttcttttctttattaTCAAACCGAACTCAAATTATAACTTAAAGCAAAATCTCTTCTCAAAAGATTGAATTTAAaacattatatttttcttcataAATCGAATTGAAAATAAGAATTTTTCCATAATAAGTCGAAATCAAATAATATTCTTAAATCAAATTTACTTTTAAATAACGCTTTAAACAAAGTCTTagagttttataaaaatttggcAACATTTTCTCTAGAATTCGGATTATTCCACCCTTCCAGGGTCCCAACCAAACAATCTCTCAACCATTTCGAATATCAAATCCTTTTCAACAATTAAACTATTTTCAAATATCTAATAATTTTCAATAATCAAATCGTTTTCTTTAAAGCTAAGCCTCTTTTTGTTTCGGTAAAATTCAGCTCTCTTTTAAATCTTTTACTATTAGAACCAAAGAAAAAAGCTGTACGAGTTCATTCAAACTTTACAAAACCTCCCAATCAtgttcttttttatatttaaaattaaacaaaaccaCCTTTTCATTTATGTTTACAAGAATTTGGACAGAACCTCCTCTTAAAATTAGGCTTCACCATCTTTACGGGCTCCCTCACTTTCATAATTCCTCAATTTATATGTCATTTAATCAAGGCATAAACATAACGTATTTTCAGCCACAATTCAAACAATCAAGAATTCAAACACGTTCATCAACTCAATTATTCTCACAGTTAACActtattcatcaaattcaatcaGTCTAGacaatcacaatttatttgcaattactcaataaatatttttggtatttttaaattaaaaactattaattttaaaataaaattttttatctctatatgaaatcaaaataacataaa
The genomic region above belongs to Arachis stenosperma cultivar V10309 chromosome 5, arast.V10309.gnm1.PFL2, whole genome shotgun sequence and contains:
- the LOC130981806 gene encoding protein WVD2-like 7 yields the protein MGETSASNDGLQASVSLGRFENDSLSWERWSSFSPNKYMEEVEKCATPGSVAQKKAYFEAHYKKIAARKAELLAQEKQNEDQNGMHITGENSGAGAVFDVFNKPGYVEVVKIESSSVDEISRSYVVSRDYVSSSAKAENEELKTGSHSSQLTDKPEEVVSTKQEESIDVEVEDVKKISHVVYKVKETGNAAEVEVKELTLDHTKNVEAKHLTLDHPREYKVTPIKRESNVAKTKKTSMRPTPKISQISTPRSSSSKPTLTQTKLPASSSSTKNADSPSLSRKQIASSGQSRKVANKSLHMSMSLGLSNHDPAPHSTVGKSLIMQKMGDKDIVRRAFKTFQNNYNQPNYSGEDRSLVKRQVPARGTKPKVSTSTAPQKENGQPTKVESIDRRSADSVQATSVLRRDVRAEKGKESFRKIEEKSNTKMVVERTHLQPKIKEEKEAEIKKIKPNFKAYTSTSILARTKSVKDKESFRKG
- the LOC130981805 gene encoding formin-like protein 4; amino-acid sequence: MALKNAVLLLSLLFVSHIFLIQTCYSQTNFDPQNIETFYPIETAEEPPLPTINPEESSVAVPSSNSKVAKAVAATAACTLAVCGIVFFLGLRCFRAKKRIDITNTTTTTMASSATHRDHRNVVVPLPQPQPQPQPQPQVSVYERMEGNIKGLIVDENGLDVVYWKRLQDGKNSKEVLGKSHKNKENDHEGYYDQRTQPESNVQETPLLRGLSSNSSHLNIFPVEPYTIMKIPPPHPPPPINGFDKLDFVRPKPPSISSSSTPTPLSPSTPRIQDRKSSAPTLPPPPPPPPPIPKSQAVPPPCPPPVPERKSQAPPPQPPPLPPITGRKSQAPPPPPPLIPSRKGPPKGGNPKSSSKPPPTPIEAPSYSRKGKSKDEDMQETGNRQVKLKPLHWDKVNANLDHSMVWDKIDRGSFRVDDDLMEALFGYVVNHNTPKANESGSPSKGSSASAPSTKASTLLDPRKSQNTAIVLKSLAISRKEVIDALLDGHGLNTDTIEKLSRVAPTEEEQSLILQYRGDPENLPAAESFLYHTLKAVPSAFKRLNAMLFRLNYDAEIVEIKEFLQTLELGCKELRNQGVFLKLLEAVLKAGNRMNAGTHRGNAQAFNLASLRKLSDVKSTDGKTTLLHFVVEEVVRSEGKRAVLNRDYSMSRSSSRSRSSSSISSGNTENSVSDEQRKREYIILGLPIVGGVSSEFSNVKKATLTDYKSFVGSISALSARIAEIRELVLKCGGNDKGGNFAREMNRFLSEAEEEVKLVSEEHGRVMQLVKKTTAYYQGGGAWKESEQPLQLFEIVKDFLGMVDQACIEIARNMQKRKGTK